Genomic window (Peptococcaceae bacterium 1198_IL3148):
TTTTTCTTACCTCTTCGTCCAACCTATTTTCAAGATAATCATCCGCCGGCCGGGAGCTTTTGGCATGCCGCTTAGTTTCCTGATGCATCTTTTTGATTTGGGTTAGCAATTCTTTGGGGGTTAACCGATAGGCGCCACGGCCAAAAATAATTTTTTGTTCATCCCAGTCATAGGTAACCACAAATACCCGAGATTTTTTTAGCAGTTCGCCAACTAGCCTTTCGATCAATGAGTCTGCCGTCTCATCTTGACCAGTGTAATATACGTTAACATTGTTGATCCTTTCAAACTTTTCATACCCCGCTTTGACCAAATGGGCATCGAATACTACCGTCACTTCATTTTTCGACGCTCCAGCAAAGTTAGATAACGTCTCAATAAGTTTGTCCCTGGCATGGTCAAGGGATGTTTCTCTAATCTTTTTATAGTGATCCCAGGCATGGATAATATTATAACCATCTATTACATAGTGATCAGGCATTTCTCTTCCCTTGGTCCCGTTGGCGCACCACTTCATAGGTTAATATGGCGGCCGCCACAGAGGCATTTAGTGAATTAACTTTACCGGCCATTGGCAATCTAACAACAGCGTCACAGGACTCCTTCACCAAACGCCCTAAACCCTTTCCTTCGCCACCAATGACCAACGCTATCGGACCATCTAAGCGGCTGTTCCAGTGCAGTTCAGCACCGTCCATATCGGCACCCACAACCCAGACGCCTCTAGCTTGTAATTTCTTAATGGTCTGAACCAGGTTAGTCACTCTGGAAACCGGTAAATGCTCTATGGCGCCCGCAGAGGCCTTGGACACAGTGGCCGTTAATTGCACCGAACGCCGTTGGGGGATAATCACCCCATGGGCACCGGCAGCATCGGCCGTCCGAATAATTGCTCCCAGGTTATGGGGGTCGTGAATTTCATCCAATAAAATTAGAAAGGGCTCCCCCTCCACAGAATCCAACAAATCATCAATATCCACATATTCCTTGGCCGAAGCCATGGCAGCTATCCCCTGATGGGCATCACCGGCTATTTTATCTAAATATTTTCGTTCAACATTTTGTACTGGCACTTTATTTTGTTTAGCCAAGTTGTAAATTTCTTTTAGATTGCCAATTCTGGCACCAGAAGCTATAAAAATCTTATTGATTGTTCTGCCAGCACGCAATGCCTCTAACACCGGATTACGTCCTGCAATAATATCTTGGGACATTGACCTCACCATAGCCTTTTCAAAGTTATATTTTTACCAGCTTAATTATTTTCTCCCAAATAGCTCAATCTAACTCCTTTAATGTCACCGCAGCTCATAGCCCCTTCCGGGCAGGCTCCGCCCAAACAGCTGGGACCAGCCTGTTTAAAAATAGCCGGCGCCACCTTTTTTACCTCTGTCAACATCTGGTTGGCCACCGCCCGGATTTCCCACTGGGCGCGGTTACAGCAACGTAAATTAAAGAAGTGCATTAGCTCTCGGGCATTCATGGTAACCACAATTTTTGTTTCTGCTGCATTGGGCAACACAAAGCGGGCATCTTCGTAAGCCGAACGCTGGCCACCAAAGCGTTGTACCCATTCATCATACCATTTTTGTATTTGTTCCATCTGGTGATGAAAATCTTGGACCGCTTCTTCCCCCAATTCCCTAACCTTCTGAGGCACAATATAACTGAAGGTTTCGCCCCGATTTTGCGTTGAGGTTTCCCCCACATAACGTTGGGATTGGACACTGAAGCTGGCAATGCGGTGCCGAGTGATTTGGGCCAGCAAGCTTCTGGATACCCCTTCAATGCCAAAGGTAAAGGAAACATGCTCCAGCGGGGTGAAATGTCGCATGTCCATCAATTTTTTTATAAAACCCGCTTGATCCGCCCTGCTGATTCCTTCCGCCAACTGCTCTATGGAAGAGGCGGAGTAGCACAACCGGGCACCCATGGCTACCGTTTCTTCCGGTTGTGGTGTGTACCGCAATAACTTTACTACTAATTCTTTTGCACCCATATTATTCTCCCTTTTCTTGACCGACAACAGCAGATACAACTTGTAATATCTGATTCAGTCGGTCGATATCACCCTTTAGGTATAGATAACCAACCAAGCATTCAAAGGCGGTGCTGTGGCGGTATTCCGTTACGCTGGATCCCTTAGGGGTATGGTGGGATTTAGCGTTGCGACCCCTTTTCACCACCGCCTGTTCCTCCGCAGTCAGTTTATCTTCCAGTGCAAAAAGCACCTTCGCTTGGGTACTGGCCCTAACGTATTTAATGGCCTGCCGATGTAACTGGTTTGCCCGCACTATGCCATAGGTCAACAAAAACCGTCTTACAGCCACTTCATATACAGCATCACCTAAATACGCCAAGGCTAACGGCGGCAACAGATGGGGATTTGCCATCGGTTGGTCAGAGAAACTGATTTCATTCATTTATTTTTTCCACCTGACACCCTGGGGCGTGTCTTCAAGGGTTATCCCCATTTCCTTCAGCCGATCTCTAATCACATCAGCGGTGGCCCAATCCTTTTTCTTCCGGGCTTGCTGACGGACATCAATGATAAGTTCAATCAATTTTTCGGTTAAATCATCATTGCCTGCGGCATCCGGTTGCAGTAATAGCTTACCAGTGGCCACATCCTCTTTAAATACTCCCAGCACCCGGTTAAACACCACAAAAAGTTCAGCCGCTTGTTTTAGCAAGTTTAAAGTCTTTGGGGTTTTACCCGGTGGCAAATTACTCAAATAACCATTTACTTCCCTGGCTAGATCAAACCAAATGGCAATGGCCAGGGCAGTGTTAAAATCATCTTCCATGGCGCTTTCAAAACTTTGTTTAAATTGGTCCAACTTAGCGGAGAATTGATGGTCCAATTCATTTGCGTCGCCACTGATTTCCAAGCTGGATAAGCCTTCGCCGAGGAGGCGGTAACTGGTTTTTATCCGTTCTAAGCCCCGTTGGCTGGCGGCCAGCTTTTCGTCGTCAAAATCCAGTGGACTGCGGTAATGGGTTGACAGCAAATAAAAGCGAACCACTTCACCGGGGAACTGATTGAGAATATCCCGCACCAAAAAGAAGTTGCCCAAGGACTTGGACATTTTTTCTTGATTGACGGTGATAAACCCATTGTGCATCCAATAGTGGGCAAAGGGACTGCCGGTGGCAGCTTCCGATTGAGCAATTTCATTTTCATGGTGGGGAAAAATCAAGTCAAAGCCACCACCATGGATGTCAAAGCCAGTTCCCAAGTATTTTAAAGCCATGGCAGAGCATTCTATGTGCCAACCGGGCCGACCTAAGCCCCAAGGGCTTTGCCAACTGGGCTCACCGGGTTTAGCCTTCTTCCACAGGGCAAAATCCATGGGGTGTTTTTTAATTTCATTAACTTCCACCCGGGCGCCGGCCTGCATTTCATCCAGTGATCGACCGGACAACTTACCATAGTTAGGAAATGCATGGACATCATAAAACACATCCCCAGCCACATCGTAGGCGTAACCTTTATCAATCAAGGTTTGAATGATATCAATAATTTCAGTGATGTGTTCTGACACCTTGGGGTGATTGTCAGCCCGTTTAACATTCAAAGCATCGGCATCGGTAAAATACTCGTTAATATAGCGTTGGGCTAAATTTAGCGGGTCATCCCCCTCTTCGTGGGCCCGCTTAATAATTTTGTCAT
Coding sequences:
- the rlmB gene encoding 23S rRNA (guanosine(2251)-2'-O)-methyltransferase RlmB yields the protein MVRSMSQDIIAGRNPVLEALRAGRTINKIFIASGARIGNLKEIYNLAKQNKVPVQNVERKYLDKIAGDAHQGIAAMASAKEYVDIDDLLDSVEGEPFLILLDEIHDPHNLGAIIRTADAAGAHGVIIPQRRSVQLTATVSKASAGAIEHLPVSRVTNLVQTIKKLQARGVWVVGADMDGAELHWNSRLDGPIALVIGGEGKGLGRLVKESCDAVVRLPMAGKVNSLNASVAAAILTYEVVRQRDQGKRNA
- a CDS encoding NYN domain-containing protein; translation: MPDHYVIDGYNIIHAWDHYKKIRETSLDHARDKLIETLSNFAGASKNEVTVVFDAHLVKAGYEKFERINNVNVYYTGQDETADSLIERLVGELLKKSRVFVVTYDWDEQKIIFGRGAYRLTPKELLTQIKKMHQETKRHAKSSRPADDYLENRLDEEVRKKFEQWRRQKQ
- a CDS encoding ribonuclease III domain-containing protein, which produces MNEISFSDQPMANPHLLPPLALAYLGDAVYEVAVRRFLLTYGIVRANQLHRQAIKYVRASTQAKVLFALEDKLTAEEQAVVKRGRNAKSHHTPKGSSVTEYRHSTAFECLVGYLYLKGDIDRLNQILQVVSAVVGQEKGE
- the thyX gene encoding FAD-dependent thymidylate synthase is translated as MGAKELVVKLLRYTPQPEETVAMGARLCYSASSIEQLAEGISRADQAGFIKKLMDMRHFTPLEHVSFTFGIEGVSRSLLAQITRHRIASFSVQSQRYVGETSTQNRGETFSYIVPQKVRELGEEAVQDFHHQMEQIQKWYDEWVQRFGGQRSAYEDARFVLPNAAETKIVVTMNARELMHFFNLRCCNRAQWEIRAVANQMLTEVKKVAPAIFKQAGPSCLGGACPEGAMSCGDIKGVRLSYLGENN
- the cysS gene encoding cysteine--tRNA ligase, which codes for MELYNTLTRKKEQFSPRDPGKVSMYVCGPTTYNYIHLGNARPLIVFDTVRRYLQYKGYDVTYIQNFTDVDDKIIKRAHEEGDDPLNLAQRYINEYFTDADALNVKRADNHPKVSEHITEIIDIIQTLIDKGYAYDVAGDVFYDVHAFPNYGKLSGRSLDEMQAGARVEVNEIKKHPMDFALWKKAKPGEPSWQSPWGLGRPGWHIECSAMALKYLGTGFDIHGGGFDLIFPHHENEIAQSEAATGSPFAHYWMHNGFITVNQEKMSKSLGNFFLVRDILNQFPGEVVRFYLLSTHYRSPLDFDDEKLAASQRGLERIKTSYRLLGEGLSSLEISGDANELDHQFSAKLDQFKQSFESAMEDDFNTALAIAIWFDLAREVNGYLSNLPPGKTPKTLNLLKQAAELFVVFNRVLGVFKEDVATGKLLLQPDAAGNDDLTEKLIELIIDVRQQARKKKDWATADVIRDRLKEMGITLEDTPQGVRWKK